One window of Atribacter laminatus genomic DNA carries:
- the carA gene encoding glutamine-hydrolyzing carbamoyl-phosphate synthase small subunit, with amino-acid sequence MKTLLALEDGRCFWGHSFGSTGEAFGEIVFNTSMTGYQEILTDPSYCGQIVTMTYPLIGNYGLNSEDGESSQPQLEAFIVREKSPLYSNWRAEESLDDFLLRYRIIGMERVDTRAITRHIREKGALKAVISTEDLNQDSLVQKAIQGPPLVGVDLAKEVTTEEPYYWQSEGNYTIAVIDFGVKYNILRQLAARGCRVKVYPAKTTAHQLIKDNPDGVLLSNGPGDPAALHYAVEFVQELLGKLPVFGICLGHQIIGQALGGKTYKLKFGHHGGNHPVKDLMDEKVYITTQNHSFVVDINTLPMSDLKITHINLNDNTLAGIKHCKYPLFSVQFHPEAAPGSHDTTYLFDQFVKMMEEYCAKK; translated from the coding sequence ATGAAAACGCTATTAGCTCTGGAAGATGGTCGGTGTTTTTGGGGACACTCTTTTGGATCAACCGGAGAGGCGTTTGGTGAAATTGTATTTAACACCAGCATGACCGGTTATCAAGAGATATTAACAGATCCTTCTTATTGTGGCCAAATTGTTACCATGACTTACCCTTTAATTGGAAACTACGGTTTAAACTCAGAAGATGGAGAATCCTCGCAACCTCAGTTAGAAGCTTTCATTGTAAGAGAAAAAAGTCCTTTGTATAGCAATTGGAGAGCTGAAGAAAGTTTGGACGATTTTTTACTCCGTTACCGGATTATTGGAATGGAAAGGGTGGATACCCGAGCAATCACCCGCCACATCCGAGAAAAGGGAGCTTTGAAAGCAGTCATCTCTACCGAAGACCTCAATCAAGATTCACTGGTTCAAAAAGCCATACAAGGACCTCCCTTGGTTGGTGTTGACCTGGCTAAAGAAGTTACGACCGAAGAACCTTATTACTGGCAATCAGAAGGTAATTACACCATAGCAGTGATAGATTTTGGTGTTAAATACAATATATTGAGGCAATTAGCCGCTCGTGGTTGTCGAGTGAAAGTTTATCCAGCTAAAACAACTGCTCATCAACTCATTAAAGACAACCCAGATGGTGTTCTTCTGTCCAATGGTCCAGGAGACCCGGCAGCTCTTCATTATGCTGTTGAATTCGTTCAGGAACTACTTGGGAAATTACCGGTATTTGGAATCTGTTTAGGCCATCAAATCATTGGTCAAGCTTTGGGTGGCAAAACCTATAAGCTCAAGTTTGGTCACCACGGCGGAAATCATCCTGTGAAAGATCTTATGGATGAAAAAGTCTATATTACTACTCAAAATCACAGCTTTGTGGTGGATATCAATACACTTCCTATGTCTGATCTTAAAATAACCCACATCAATCTCAACGATAATACATTAGCAGGGATAAAACATTGCAAATACCCTCTCTTTTCCGTTCAATTTCATCCAGAAGCAGCACCGGGTTCTCATGATACAACATATCTTTTTGATCAATTTGTCAAGATGATGGAGGAATATTGTGCCAAGAAATAA
- the carB gene encoding carbamoyl-phosphate synthase large subunit — protein sequence MPRNNDIHRICIVGSGPITIGQACEFDYSGTQGCKALKSDGYEIILINSNPATIMTDPEMADRTYIEPLIPEVIEKIIAREKPDAFLPTLGGQTALNLTVQLENQGIFKKYGLKVLGASPEAISKAEDRELFKKAMLRVGIDVPQSDRAYSLDEAKEVANRIGFPLVIRPSFTLGGTGGSIAYNIEEFENLAQQALESSIIREILIEESVIGWKEIELEVMRDSKDNVVVICSIENFDPMGIHTGDSITIAPAQTLTDKEYQHLRDLSIRAIREIGVASGGCNIQFALDPSDGKTVIIEMNPRVSRSSALASKATGFPIAKIAAKLAVGYTLDEIPNDITRKTPACFEPAIDYCVVKIPRFTFEKFPDTEPVLGISMKSVGETMAIGRNFKEALQKGLRSLEIGKCGLEDLKSWNTLTTEKKHFLLREKLQKPNPDRLFFLKMALKEDVSLEEIYALSSIDPWFIRQIDEIIEMEKSLEGLSSWENIDPEHLRRAKEFGFSDRQLAAIWKESEWTMRDFRLKNDIKAVYKQVDTCAAEFEAETPYYYSTYEEECEANPSSRNKVVILGAGPNRIGQGIEFDYCCVHATWGLRDLGYETIMVNSNPETVSTDYDTSDKLYFEPVFLEDVLNIIDKEKPIGVIVQLGGQTPLNLAKDLEKAGVPILGTSPESIDIAEDRDRFKILVERLGLIQPKNGVSVSFEGAREVASQIGFPVMVRPSYVLGGRAMKVVYSESELFEFMNQAVEISPGHPVLIDKFLEDAIEVDVDAICDGETTVVAGIMEHIEEAGVHSGDSACVIPPYSLSDEIVDQIKKFTQALARELNVVGLMNVQYAVKEDTVYVLEVNPRASRTVPFVSKATGIPFARLASQVMVGRKLSEIGLNREIEIRHFAVKEAVFPFNRFPGVDPILGPEMRSTGEVMGIDTDFGMAFAKSQIGNQSQLPHAGRVFISVKNQDKRGVIYIAKKLVDLGFQIVATKGTAKVLMNNGITVEIVKKVGEGRPNVVDFIKNQKIDLIINTPSGGRTQVESSFIRKEAVIKNITYVTTLSGAEATVYAIERLKKFPIRVRSIQEYHQEILKTLSV from the coding sequence GTGCCAAGAAATAATGATATTCATCGAATCTGCATCGTTGGTTCTGGTCCGATCACCATCGGTCAAGCATGTGAGTTTGACTATTCCGGCACTCAGGGCTGTAAAGCCCTAAAGAGTGATGGATATGAAATAATCTTGATTAATAGTAATCCGGCAACAATTATGACTGATCCAGAAATGGCTGATCGAACCTATATTGAACCACTTATCCCCGAAGTGATAGAGAAAATTATTGCCCGGGAAAAACCTGATGCCTTTTTACCCACTTTGGGTGGGCAAACCGCTTTGAACCTCACTGTTCAATTGGAAAACCAAGGAATTTTTAAAAAATATGGCCTGAAAGTACTGGGAGCTTCTCCAGAAGCCATTAGTAAAGCGGAAGATAGAGAGTTATTCAAGAAAGCGATGTTACGGGTCGGGATTGATGTTCCACAAAGCGACCGAGCTTATTCTCTTGATGAAGCAAAAGAAGTTGCTAATAGAATTGGATTCCCTTTAGTTATTCGACCAAGTTTCACTCTTGGGGGAACGGGGGGATCGATCGCTTATAATATTGAAGAATTCGAAAATCTCGCACAACAAGCTTTAGAAAGCAGCATCATTCGAGAAATATTAATTGAAGAGTCAGTTATTGGTTGGAAAGAAATTGAATTGGAGGTAATGCGTGATTCCAAAGATAATGTCGTAGTTATTTGTTCAATTGAAAATTTTGATCCCATGGGAATACACACTGGAGATAGCATTACCATTGCACCGGCTCAAACGCTTACTGATAAAGAATATCAACATCTTCGTGATTTATCCATACGTGCCATTCGAGAAATTGGAGTGGCGAGTGGAGGGTGTAATATACAATTTGCTCTGGATCCCTCCGATGGGAAAACGGTTATAATCGAAATGAATCCCCGAGTTTCGAGAAGCTCGGCCTTAGCTTCTAAGGCAACGGGATTCCCAATAGCTAAAATAGCTGCAAAATTAGCTGTTGGGTATACTTTAGATGAAATACCCAATGATATTACCCGCAAAACTCCAGCCTGTTTTGAACCAGCTATCGATTATTGCGTCGTGAAAATACCACGGTTTACCTTTGAGAAATTTCCCGACACTGAACCAGTATTGGGAATATCCATGAAAAGTGTTGGTGAAACCATGGCGATTGGAAGAAACTTCAAGGAAGCTCTTCAAAAAGGTCTTCGATCACTGGAAATTGGGAAATGCGGGTTGGAAGACCTTAAAAGCTGGAATACCCTTACCACTGAAAAAAAGCACTTTCTCCTTCGAGAAAAACTTCAAAAACCCAATCCCGATCGATTATTCTTTTTGAAAATGGCACTTAAGGAAGATGTTTCTCTGGAAGAGATTTATGCTCTCAGCTCTATTGACCCTTGGTTTATAAGACAGATAGATGAGATAATCGAAATGGAAAAAAGTTTGGAAGGCTTAAGCTCTTGGGAAAACATCGATCCTGAACACTTGAGAAGGGCGAAAGAATTCGGATTCTCTGACCGTCAATTGGCTGCCATTTGGAAAGAGTCAGAGTGGACTATGCGGGATTTTCGGTTAAAAAATGACATCAAAGCGGTATATAAGCAAGTTGATACCTGTGCTGCAGAATTTGAAGCTGAAACTCCTTATTATTATTCAACTTACGAAGAAGAATGTGAAGCCAACCCGAGTTCCCGAAATAAAGTAGTAATTCTGGGGGCAGGACCCAATCGTATTGGTCAGGGTATTGAGTTTGACTATTGTTGTGTTCATGCTACCTGGGGTTTGCGAGACCTTGGATACGAAACCATAATGGTTAACAGTAATCCGGAGACGGTTAGTACTGATTATGATACCAGCGATAAGCTATATTTTGAGCCAGTTTTCTTGGAAGATGTATTAAATATCATTGATAAGGAAAAACCCATTGGAGTGATTGTTCAGTTAGGCGGGCAAACTCCTTTGAACTTAGCGAAGGATCTGGAAAAAGCCGGAGTTCCAATTTTAGGGACATCTCCTGAAAGCATAGATATCGCCGAAGACCGGGATCGCTTTAAAATTTTAGTAGAGCGATTAGGCTTAATTCAACCCAAGAATGGAGTATCAGTATCTTTCGAAGGTGCCCGAGAAGTCGCTTCCCAAATTGGTTTTCCGGTTATGGTGCGTCCGTCATATGTTTTAGGTGGGCGAGCTATGAAGGTGGTTTATAGTGAAAGTGAACTTTTTGAATTTATGAATCAAGCCGTGGAGATTTCACCGGGTCATCCGGTTTTAATCGATAAATTTTTGGAAGATGCAATAGAAGTAGATGTGGATGCCATCTGTGATGGAGAGACGACCGTTGTTGCCGGTATTATGGAACATATTGAAGAAGCCGGAGTACATTCGGGAGATAGTGCCTGTGTTATCCCTCCCTATTCTCTGAGTGATGAAATTGTTGATCAAATTAAAAAATTTACTCAAGCTCTAGCTCGGGAATTGAATGTTGTTGGACTTATGAATGTACAATATGCGGTAAAAGAAGATACGGTTTATGTGTTAGAGGTTAATCCACGAGCTTCAAGAACAGTACCTTTTGTGAGTAAGGCGACAGGAATTCCCTTTGCCCGGTTAGCATCACAGGTGATGGTCGGTCGAAAATTATCGGAAATTGGTTTGAATCGTGAAATTGAAATCCGACATTTTGCTGTTAAAGAGGCAGTATTTCCTTTTAATCGGTTTCCTGGCGTTGATCCAATATTAGGTCCTGAAATGCGTTCCACAGGCGAAGTGATGGGTATAGATACTGATTTTGGAATGGCTTTCGCCAAGTCACAAATCGGAAACCAATCTCAACTTCCTCATGCCGGAAGGGTTTTCATTAGTGTGAAAAATCAAGATAAAAGAGGGGTTATTTATATAGCCAAAAAACTGGTTGATTTGGGATTTCAAATTGTTGCCACCAAAGGAACTGCTAAAGTATTAATGAATAACGGTATTACAGTTGAAATTGTTAAAAAGGTTGGAGAAGGCCGTCCCAACGTGGTGGATTTTATTAAAAACCAAAAAATTGACTTGATTATCAATACCCCCTCGGGAGGACGAACTCAGGTGGAAAGTAGTTTTATTCGAAAGGAAGCTGTGATAAAAAACATCACCTATGTCACCACGCTTTCGGGAGCCGAAGCCACGGTTTATGCTATTGAGCGGCTTAAAAAATTTCCCATTCGAGTTCGTTCTATTCAGGAGTATCATCAGGAAATATTAAAAACCCTATCAGTATAG